A genomic segment from Nocardia cyriacigeorgica GUH-2 encodes:
- a CDS encoding DNA alkylation repair protein encodes MAETTSTETTVSQVLAELAALDDPKMRAVNEKHGDDHGVNLTKLRAVAKRLKTQQDLARDLWATGDTAARLLALLICRPKAFERDELDAMMRQARAPKVQDWLVNYVVKKNPHAEDLRRAWFADPDPLVAGAGWALTAERVVKNPEGLDLTELLDIIEAQMKDAPDRLQWAMNTCLAQIGITHPDHRARALDIGERLEVLKDYPTSPGCTSPYAPIWINEMVRRQQAK; translated from the coding sequence GTGGCCGAGACGACGTCGACCGAGACGACGGTGTCGCAGGTGCTGGCCGAGCTGGCCGCCCTCGACGACCCGAAGATGCGCGCGGTGAACGAGAAGCACGGTGACGATCACGGCGTGAACCTCACCAAGCTGCGTGCGGTCGCCAAGCGGTTGAAGACCCAGCAGGACCTCGCCCGCGATCTCTGGGCCACCGGCGACACCGCCGCCCGCCTGCTGGCCTTGCTGATCTGCCGCCCGAAGGCCTTCGAGCGTGATGAGCTGGACGCCATGATGCGCCAGGCCCGCGCGCCGAAGGTGCAGGACTGGCTGGTGAACTACGTGGTGAAGAAGAACCCGCACGCCGAAGACCTGCGCCGCGCCTGGTTCGCCGACCCGGACCCGCTGGTCGCCGGCGCCGGCTGGGCGCTCACCGCCGAACGCGTGGTGAAGAACCCCGAAGGACTCGACCTCACCGAACTGCTCGACATCATCGAAGCGCAGATGAAAGATGCCCCCGACCGCCTCCAATGGGCGATGAACACCTGCCTGGCCCAAATCGGCATCACCCACCCCGACCACCGTGCCCGCGCGCTGGACATCGGCGAACGGCTCGAAGTCCTGAAGGACTACCCGACCTCCCCGGGCTGCACATCCCCATACGCCCCCATCTGGATCAACGAAATGGTCAGGCGCCAGCAGGCGAAGTAA
- the rph gene encoding ribonuclease PH, which translates to MSRRADGRADDELREVRITRGFTTHPAGSVLVEFGQTRVMCTASVTEGVPAWRRDTGLGWLTAEYAMLPAATHTRSGRESVKGKIGGRTQEISRLIGRSLRACIDLAAIGENTIAIDCDVLQADGGTRTAAITGAYVALSDAVTYLAAAGKLADPQPISCAIAAVSVGVVDGRVRLDLPYEEDSRAEVDMNVVATDTGTLVEVQGTGEGATFPRSTLDKLLDSALAGCEQLFAIQKEALALPYPGVLPEPAEPKKK; encoded by the coding sequence GTGTCGAGACGAGCCGATGGCAGGGCGGACGATGAGCTCCGCGAGGTACGGATCACCCGTGGATTCACCACGCATCCAGCCGGTTCGGTGCTGGTGGAGTTCGGTCAGACGCGGGTGATGTGCACCGCGAGCGTCACCGAGGGCGTGCCGGCGTGGCGGCGCGATACCGGACTGGGCTGGCTCACCGCCGAATACGCCATGCTGCCCGCTGCCACCCACACCCGCAGCGGCCGGGAGTCGGTGAAGGGCAAGATCGGCGGCCGCACCCAGGAGATCAGCCGCCTGATCGGGCGTTCGCTGCGCGCCTGCATCGACCTGGCCGCCATCGGCGAGAACACCATCGCCATCGACTGTGATGTGCTGCAAGCCGACGGCGGTACCCGCACCGCCGCGATCACCGGTGCGTATGTCGCGCTCTCCGACGCCGTCACCTATCTGGCGGCCGCGGGCAAGCTGGCCGACCCGCAGCCGATCTCCTGCGCTATCGCCGCGGTGAGCGTCGGCGTGGTCGACGGCCGGGTGCGTCTGGATCTGCCGTATGAGGAGGATTCGCGCGCCGAGGTGGACATGAACGTGGTCGCCACCGACACCGGCACGCTCGTCGAGGTGCAGGGCACCGGTGAGGGCGCCACCTTCCCGCGCTCCACCCTGGACAAGCTGCTCGATTCCGCGCTCGCCGGTTGCGAGCAGCTGTTCGCCATCCAGAAGGAAGCGCTCGCGCTGCCGTACCCGGGTGTGCTGCCCGAGCCGGCCGAACCGAAGAAGAAGTGA
- the rdgB gene encoding RdgB/HAM1 family non-canonical purine NTP pyrophosphatase: protein MGRVLVASRNAKKLNELRRILDEAGVAGLEIVGLDDVPAYDEAPETGATFEENALAKARDGAAATGLPCVADDSGLEVDALNGMPGVLSARWSGRHGDDTANNALLLAQLGDVPDERRGARFVSTCALVVPGGEEIVVRGEWPGSIGREPVGDGGFGYDPLFIPEGGATTAAQLTPAEKDAISHRSRALKQLLPALKALAG from the coding sequence ATGGGCCGGGTCCTCGTCGCCAGTCGCAATGCCAAGAAGCTGAACGAGCTGCGCCGCATTCTCGATGAGGCCGGAGTGGCGGGGCTGGAGATCGTCGGCCTCGATGACGTCCCCGCCTACGACGAAGCCCCCGAAACCGGCGCGACATTCGAGGAGAACGCCCTGGCCAAGGCCCGCGACGGCGCCGCGGCCACCGGCCTGCCGTGCGTCGCCGACGATTCCGGCCTAGAGGTCGACGCCCTCAACGGCATGCCCGGCGTGCTCTCGGCCCGCTGGTCCGGCCGCCACGGCGACGACACCGCCAACAACGCGCTGCTGCTCGCTCAGCTCGGCGACGTCCCCGACGAGCGCCGCGGCGCCCGCTTCGTCTCCACCTGCGCGCTCGTGGTCCCCGGCGGCGAGGAGATCGTGGTGCGCGGCGAATGGCCCGGCTCGATCGGCCGCGAGCCGGTCGGCGACGGCGGCTTCGGCTACGACCCGCTGTTCATCCCCGAAGGCGGAGCGACCACCGCCGCCCAGCTGACGCCCGCCGAAAAGGACGCCATCTCCCACCGCAGCCGCGCATTGAAGCAGCTGCTGCCTGCGCTCAAAGCTCTGGCCGGCTGA
- a CDS encoding SRPBCC domain-containing protein, producing the protein MTGFTARVEIDIDASPQQVWATLTDPEQIRDFMFGAEVRTDWKVGSPIVWQGEYQNRAYTDKGEILAADPGRLLKLTHYSPLSGQPDTPANYHTLTYELTGDTTTHLTLTQDNNADEQEAAHSRSMWETHLRGIKAAAEAAPASR; encoded by the coding sequence ATGACCGGCTTCACCGCCAGGGTCGAGATCGACATCGATGCCTCGCCGCAGCAGGTGTGGGCGACCCTGACCGACCCGGAACAGATCCGCGATTTCATGTTCGGCGCCGAGGTGCGCACCGACTGGAAGGTGGGCAGCCCCATCGTCTGGCAGGGCGAGTACCAGAACCGCGCCTACACCGACAAGGGCGAGATCCTGGCCGCCGACCCCGGCCGACTGCTGAAACTGACCCACTACAGCCCGCTGTCCGGCCAACCCGACACCCCGGCGAACTACCACACCCTCACCTACGAACTGACCGGCGACACCACCACCCACCTGACCCTCACCCAGGACAACAACGCCGACGAGCAGGAAGCAGCCCACTCCCGCAGCATGTGGGAGACCCACCTACGCGGGATCAAGGCAGCCGCCGAGGCAGCACCGGCCTCCCGATAG
- a CDS encoding aminoglycoside phosphotransferase family protein, with amino-acid sequence MNHKLWLLGRSVAVGGHILREKVFRPKARTIDDVPVSGETITPAWLTAVLCRDVPGAEVVSCGTSNGSSGTSTRVAIEVEYNEAGQQAGLPTALFAKTTTAFSQRILLGGGKMITGETRFFRDFRPEVEMEAPVGYWGAADESSWRSIALMEDIASTRGAVFVEATTSVSKSQMEDLVRNLARLHGTFWEHPSIAVLNTPSYMLQAYLAAIDMKKRCAIGLERAEAVIPESLRGQSERLWAGVERAIELATDDLPPTLLHGDPHIGQTYVTGDGRMGFVDWQVVMRGGWAHDFAYTVNSGCEPQDRRAWDRHLLEAYLDELAEVRGSAPSFDDAWLAYRQQSMFAYAAWAFTIGRAAYQPKMQSVDTCLTLLERITTALDDHDSLDALGV; translated from the coding sequence ATGAACCACAAGCTATGGCTGCTCGGGCGATCGGTCGCGGTGGGCGGGCATATCTTGCGGGAGAAGGTCTTCCGGCCGAAGGCGCGAACCATCGACGACGTTCCGGTCTCCGGGGAGACGATCACACCGGCCTGGCTCACCGCGGTGCTGTGCCGCGATGTCCCCGGCGCGGAGGTCGTCTCCTGCGGGACGTCCAATGGCAGCAGCGGCACCTCGACCCGAGTCGCGATCGAGGTCGAATACAACGAGGCGGGCCAGCAGGCGGGGCTGCCGACGGCGCTGTTCGCGAAGACGACCACCGCCTTCAGCCAGCGCATCCTGCTCGGCGGCGGCAAGATGATCACCGGCGAGACCCGGTTCTTCCGTGACTTCCGGCCCGAGGTCGAAATGGAGGCGCCGGTCGGATACTGGGGCGCCGCCGACGAATCATCCTGGCGTTCCATCGCCTTGATGGAGGACATCGCCAGCACCCGCGGTGCGGTGTTCGTCGAGGCGACCACCTCGGTGAGCAAGTCCCAGATGGAGGATCTGGTGCGCAATCTCGCGCGCCTGCACGGCACCTTCTGGGAACATCCCTCGATCGCCGTCCTCAACACCCCGAGCTACATGCTCCAGGCCTATCTCGCCGCGATTGATATGAAGAAGCGCTGCGCGATCGGGCTGGAACGGGCCGAGGCGGTGATTCCCGAATCGCTGCGCGGACAGAGCGAACGGTTGTGGGCGGGCGTCGAGCGGGCGATCGAGCTGGCCACCGACGACCTTCCGCCGACGCTGCTGCACGGTGATCCGCATATCGGACAGACCTACGTCACCGGTGACGGCCGGATGGGGTTCGTCGACTGGCAGGTCGTGATGCGGGGCGGCTGGGCACACGATTTCGCCTACACCGTGAACTCCGGATGCGAGCCGCAGGACCGGCGGGCATGGGATCGCCACCTGCTCGAGGCCTATCTGGACGAACTCGCCGAGGTCCGCGGATCGGCGCCGTCATTCGACGATGCCTGGCTGGCCTACCGGCAGCAGTCCATGTTCGCTTACGCGGCATGGGCTTTCACCATCGGGCGGGCTGCCTACCAGCCGAAGATGCAGTCCGTCGACACATGTTTGACCCTGCTGGAACGCATTACCACCGCATTGGACGATCACGACTCGTTGGATGCCCTCGGCGTCTGA
- a CDS encoding cyclic nucleotide-degrading phosphodiesterase: MRLTVLGCSGSVSGPDSPASGYLLTGPDMQPVVIDFGPGVLGALQRYANPGDVSIFLTHLHADHCLDLPGLLVWRRYHPTPPVGRAIVRGPSDTSLRIGNASAEVGGECDDWSDVIDMRPWAEGEAVEFGPGHTVTARRMFHPPESYGLRIVTAAGRTFVYTGDTAMCDQVQELAQGADILMAEASWTHDPANRPPGIHLSGTEAGRIAAEAGVKELLLTHIPPWTSREDVIAEAKAEFTGPVHAVAPGETFDL, from the coding sequence ATGCGCCTTACCGTCCTCGGGTGCTCGGGCAGTGTGTCCGGCCCGGACTCCCCAGCGTCGGGGTACCTGCTCACCGGCCCGGATATGCAGCCGGTCGTCATCGATTTCGGTCCCGGCGTGCTGGGCGCGTTGCAGCGCTACGCCAACCCGGGCGACGTGTCGATCTTCCTCACCCACCTGCACGCCGACCACTGCCTGGACCTGCCGGGTCTGCTGGTCTGGCGCCGCTATCACCCGACCCCGCCCGTCGGCCGAGCCATCGTGCGCGGCCCGTCGGACACCTCGCTGCGCATCGGCAACGCCTCGGCCGAGGTCGGCGGCGAATGCGACGACTGGTCCGACGTGATCGACATGCGGCCCTGGGCCGAGGGCGAGGCGGTCGAGTTCGGTCCCGGCCACACTGTCACCGCGCGCCGGATGTTCCACCCGCCGGAGTCCTACGGCCTGCGCATCGTCACCGCCGCCGGGCGCACCTTCGTCTACACCGGCGACACCGCCATGTGCGACCAGGTGCAGGAACTCGCCCAGGGCGCCGACATCCTGATGGCGGAAGCCTCCTGGACCCACGATCCCGCCAATCGTCCTCCCGGCATTCACCTTTCGGGCACCGAGGCGGGCCGGATCGCGGCCGAGGCGGGCGTCAAGGAGCTGCTGCTCACCCACATTCCGCCGTGGACTTCCCGCGAAGACGTGATCGCCGAAGCCAAGGCCGAGTTCACCGGACCCGTGCACGCGGTCGCGCCGGGGGAGACCTTCGACCTCTGA
- a CDS encoding DUF397 domain-containing protein translates to MSVEQRTAKWFKSSRSVGDSDCVEVAHLERDRVGVRDSKNPSGPALVFAPSAWDSFITQARSGVFDHG, encoded by the coding sequence GTGAGCGTTGAGCAGAGGACGGCCAAGTGGTTCAAGTCCAGTCGCAGCGTGGGAGATAGCGACTGCGTCGAGGTTGCACACCTGGAACGTGACAGGGTGGGAGTCCGCGATTCGAAGAATCCCTCCGGCCCGGCCCTGGTGTTCGCGCCATCGGCGTGGGACTCGTTCATCACCCAGGCACGTTCCGGCGTGTTCGACCACGGCTGA
- a CDS encoding DUF3817 domain-containing protein produces MTHGATPATPAKASADTGKIKNALLRYRVLAWTTGLWLLLLTAEMIAQYGFGVDTPRWIAVVHGWVYFIYLIFTADLAVKVRWPAGRTVGTLLAGTIPLLSFFVEHRNAQQVKRDFGV; encoded by the coding sequence CTGACCCACGGCGCCACCCCCGCCACCCCTGCCAAGGCCTCCGCCGACACCGGCAAGATCAAGAACGCCCTGCTGCGCTACCGGGTGCTGGCCTGGACCACCGGTCTGTGGCTGCTGCTGCTCACCGCCGAGATGATCGCCCAGTACGGCTTCGGCGTCGACACCCCGCGCTGGATCGCCGTCGTGCACGGGTGGGTGTACTTCATCTACCTGATCTTCACCGCCGACCTCGCGGTCAAGGTGCGCTGGCCCGCCGGCCGGACCGTCGGCACCCTGCTCGCCGGCACCATCCCGCTGCTGTCGTTCTTCGTCGAGCACCGCAACGCCCAGCAGGTCAAGCGCGATTTCGGCGTCTGA
- a CDS encoding MerR family transcriptional regulator produces MLMSELAARTGVPVPTIKYYLREGLLMPGRATSATRAEYGESHIKRIALVKALSGHGLSLAKIKTIVGLIDAPEESLLTALGAATSALPPSPEPGTDTELPRARAAFAALGRPLPADLPADLPAAAQLEQALADAEAAGLPMTDDRLRAYAPHITAIAAYEIDRMPLDSPAAAIEYAVLGTVLYEPILAALRRITHAELTAQRLADQLEAPRAT; encoded by the coding sequence ATGCTGATGTCGGAGCTGGCGGCCCGCACCGGAGTGCCGGTGCCGACGATCAAGTACTACCTGCGCGAAGGCCTGCTCATGCCCGGCCGCGCCACCAGCGCCACCCGCGCCGAATACGGCGAATCGCACATCAAGCGCATCGCCCTGGTGAAAGCCCTGTCCGGACACGGGTTATCGCTGGCGAAGATCAAAACGATCGTCGGCCTGATCGATGCGCCTGAGGAATCCCTGCTCACTGCCCTCGGCGCCGCCACCTCCGCACTCCCGCCGTCACCCGAGCCGGGCACCGACACCGAATTGCCGCGCGCCCGAGCCGCTTTCGCCGCCCTCGGCCGGCCACTCCCCGCCGACCTCCCCGCCGACCTCCCCGCCGCCGCCCAACTCGAACAGGCCCTCGCCGACGCCGAAGCCGCAGGCCTGCCCATGACCGACGACCGCCTACGCGCCTACGCCCCCCACATCACCGCCATCGCCGCCTACGAAATCGACCGCATGCCCCTCGACTCCCCCGCCGCCGCCATCGAATACGCCGTCCTCGGCACCGTCCTCTACGAACCCATCCTCGCCGCCCTGCGCCGCATCACCCACGCCGAACTCACCGCCCAGCGCCTCGCGGACCAACTCGAGGCGCCGAGAGCTACATGA
- a CDS encoding DUF397 domain-containing protein, with protein MGSGVDGARWFKSSRSVGGNDCVEVAHLGQGCIGVRDSKNPTGPALVFTPAEWASFLTHTRAGHFDHH; from the coding sequence ATGGGCAGCGGAGTAGACGGCGCGCGGTGGTTCAAATCGAGTCGCAGCGTCGGAGGGAACGACTGCGTCGAGGTCGCGCACCTCGGTCAGGGCTGTATCGGGGTCCGTGATTCGAAGAATCCCACCGGCCCGGCCCTGGTCTTCACTCCCGCCGAGTGGGCCTCATTCCTGACCCACACCCGCGCCGGGCATTTCGACCACCACTGA
- a CDS encoding oxidoreductase yields MAWKPEQISDQTGRTFVVTGANGGLGVETTKVLASKGATVVMACRNTAKAQEIADRIDGDVKVAPLDLADLSSVREFAGNCGEFDVLINNAGLMNVPFSRTKDGFETQFGVNHLGHFALTGLVLDRIRDRVVSLASIAHKQTPKLWIDDLNYENRRYQRNLAYAQSKLANLMFARELQHRLEEAGSSKRSYAVHPGVSATDLFARTETPLDRISKPFIRLIGHPPAKAAHSTLFAATEPDADPNTYWGPTRLFQSQGPVEPSPSTKLSKNRDLQRRLWEESERFTGITYKF; encoded by the coding sequence ATGGCGTGGAAACCTGAGCAGATATCCGATCAGACCGGGCGCACCTTCGTCGTCACCGGAGCCAATGGCGGCCTCGGTGTCGAAACCACGAAGGTGCTGGCGAGCAAGGGCGCGACGGTGGTCATGGCCTGCCGGAATACGGCCAAGGCCCAAGAGATCGCCGACCGTATCGACGGCGATGTGAAGGTCGCGCCGCTCGATCTGGCCGACCTGTCCTCGGTGCGCGAATTCGCCGGCAACTGCGGCGAATTCGATGTCCTCATCAATAACGCCGGCCTGATGAACGTGCCGTTCTCGCGCACCAAGGACGGTTTCGAAACCCAGTTCGGCGTCAACCACCTGGGTCACTTCGCCCTCACCGGCCTGGTGCTCGACCGCATTCGCGACCGGGTGGTGTCGCTGGCCAGCATCGCGCACAAGCAGACCCCGAAGCTCTGGATCGACGACCTGAACTACGAAAACCGCCGCTACCAGCGCAATCTCGCCTACGCCCAGTCCAAGCTGGCCAACCTCATGTTCGCCCGCGAACTCCAGCACCGCCTCGAGGAGGCCGGCTCGTCCAAGCGGTCCTACGCGGTCCACCCCGGCGTGTCGGCCACCGACCTGTTCGCCCGCACCGAGACCCCGCTCGACCGCATCAGCAAACCCTTCATCCGCCTCATCGGCCACCCGCCCGCCAAGGCCGCCCACTCGACCCTGTTCGCCGCCACCGAACCCGACGCCGACCCCAACACCTACTGGGGCCCCACCCGCCTCTTCCAGTCCCAGGGCCCGGTCGAGCCCTCCCCGTCGACCAAGCTCTCCAAGAATCGCGACCTCCAACGCCGCCTCTGGGAAGAATCCGAACGCTTCACCGGCATCACCTACAAGTTCTAG
- a CDS encoding ESX secretion-associated protein EspG, which yields MSESRWRMDGLMFTLAVNAFGRDRLPYPIKWEPERRVPDEPVPYDDYQRMRKEAAQRLAAIADQRLHRAISTLLEPEVRVEVHGFFGQDFRQVVRIHAGIVGQAAALAVQFPGPTQAYGRDVVLSMLPAQALAGQVVAHLPKCAGGKYEGLRARGSDVSRVEYAKHPTRLSLTEKINRIVRRPRSSLGEVGVYAGGAIDGRPTPDVRGFTWMDYQPNDGRYLLQHHPHDEFTLAPAPPEEIVRALQHTIDTTRRATAPAW from the coding sequence ATGAGCGAGTCACGTTGGCGGATGGATGGTTTGATGTTCACCCTGGCGGTGAACGCGTTCGGCCGTGACCGGTTGCCGTATCCGATCAAGTGGGAGCCGGAGCGCCGTGTTCCCGACGAACCGGTCCCCTACGACGACTATCAGCGGATGCGCAAGGAGGCCGCGCAGCGACTCGCCGCTATTGCCGATCAGCGTCTGCACCGGGCGATTTCGACGCTGCTCGAACCGGAGGTGCGGGTGGAGGTGCACGGCTTCTTCGGCCAGGATTTCCGGCAGGTCGTGCGGATTCACGCGGGCATCGTCGGACAGGCGGCCGCGCTGGCGGTTCAATTTCCCGGCCCCACACAGGCTTACGGCCGCGATGTCGTCTTGTCGATGCTTCCCGCGCAGGCCCTGGCCGGCCAGGTGGTGGCGCATCTACCCAAGTGCGCGGGCGGTAAGTACGAAGGGCTGCGCGCCCGTGGCTCCGATGTGAGCCGGGTGGAGTACGCCAAACATCCGACGCGCCTGTCGCTCACCGAGAAGATCAACCGCATCGTGCGCCGCCCGCGCTCGAGCCTCGGCGAGGTCGGTGTCTACGCCGGCGGCGCGATCGACGGCCGCCCCACCCCGGATGTCCGCGGTTTCACCTGGATGGACTACCAGCCCAACGACGGCCGCTATCTCCTCCAACACCACCCCCACGACGAATTCACCCTCGCCCCGGCCCCACCCGAGGAAATCGTCCGCGCCCTCCAGCACACCATCGACACCACCCGCCGCGCCACCGCCCCCGCGTGGTGA
- a CDS encoding helix-turn-helix domain-containing protein, translating to MPTSGNTVPRRQLGKHLREMRQAAGLSIAEAARQIGRGAGTVQRLETGHPGKIHIPDIVGLCELYDEVEQQDALLGLAKEADEEPRNGGWWHEFGELIPADFELYVGMEAIATSLMVYRPDMVSGLFQTAGYSMALERAYAPGDSLEELERRVRRRMGRQKIFKRKRNPVSVTLILDEAVLHRAVGGRKTMAAQLRHLADMPPNVVVRVLPFGCGMPTGKAPGPFTVLDFAAPTNEPTTVYVESYTANLYYDRPDSVDRYRRAFTMMQAVALDPVGSKCLLRTRAKEYERER from the coding sequence ATGCCCACATCGGGCAACACGGTGCCACGACGTCAACTGGGTAAGCACCTGCGCGAAATGCGCCAGGCGGCGGGCTTGAGCATCGCCGAAGCCGCGCGGCAGATCGGGCGCGGGGCCGGGACGGTACAAAGGTTGGAGACGGGGCATCCCGGGAAGATTCACATCCCGGACATCGTGGGGTTGTGCGAGCTGTATGACGAGGTGGAGCAGCAGGATGCGCTGCTGGGGCTGGCGAAGGAGGCCGACGAGGAGCCGAGGAACGGCGGATGGTGGCATGAGTTCGGGGAGCTGATTCCGGCGGACTTCGAGCTGTATGTGGGGATGGAGGCGATCGCGACCAGCTTGATGGTGTACCGACCGGACATGGTCAGTGGGCTGTTCCAAACTGCCGGGTATTCAATGGCTTTGGAACGGGCATATGCTCCGGGCGATTCGCTCGAAGAGCTGGAGCGACGAGTTCGTCGGCGGATGGGGCGGCAGAAGATCTTCAAGCGCAAGCGAAACCCGGTCTCGGTGACCCTGATACTGGACGAAGCTGTGCTCCATCGAGCAGTCGGTGGTCGAAAGACGATGGCAGCCCAACTTCGCCATCTCGCTGACATGCCGCCGAACGTCGTCGTTCGAGTGCTGCCATTCGGGTGCGGGATGCCGACCGGCAAGGCCCCAGGTCCGTTCACAGTGCTTGACTTCGCCGCCCCAACAAATGAGCCGACGACGGTATACGTCGAGTCCTACACGGCCAACTTGTACTACGACAGGCCTGATTCTGTTGACCGTTATCGACGGGCCTTCACCATGATGCAGGCAGTAGCGTTGGATCCGGTCGGCAGTAAGTGCCTACTGCGAACGAGGGCGAAGGAGTACGAGCGTGAGCGTTGA
- a CDS encoding DUF3558 domain-containing protein, whose translation MLGGIAVVGLVAGCSTSVDGEPAAQGASESTREQTVQWNPCTELPDEALTATKVDPASKEAVTDAPTGDVTYRICRWDSTEGPYLLYVGSSTYTQADARANTNLTGLKDVQIGPRSGLTYGEKSDEERSTCWVNLPWEKGTLEVSVSWLYGEEESMPESPPCSVAVRHATELEPYLPK comes from the coding sequence ATGCTGGGCGGAATCGCCGTAGTCGGGCTGGTCGCCGGGTGCTCGACGTCGGTGGATGGGGAGCCGGCGGCGCAGGGGGCGAGTGAATCGACGCGTGAACAGACCGTCCAGTGGAATCCGTGCACTGAGCTGCCGGATGAGGCGTTGACGGCGACCAAGGTGGACCCGGCCTCGAAGGAGGCGGTCACGGATGCACCGACAGGGGATGTGACCTACCGGATTTGCCGCTGGGATTCAACCGAGGGTCCCTACCTCCTGTACGTCGGGTCTTCGACATACACGCAGGCAGACGCCCGGGCGAACACCAACTTGACTGGTCTGAAAGACGTTCAGATCGGCCCACGCTCCGGCCTGACGTACGGCGAGAAATCGGACGAGGAGCGCTCGACCTGCTGGGTGAACCTTCCGTGGGAAAAGGGGACGCTCGAAGTGTCGGTCAGCTGGCTCTATGGCGAGGAAGAATCGATGCCGGAATCACCGCCGTGCAGTGTGGCAGTTCGACACGCCACCGAGCTCGAGCCTTACCTGCCCAAGTGA
- a CDS encoding transcriptional regulator, giving the protein MSAPSGRSAQHRPRHNRPALIALVVVAAVACLALGWWQWERFESSSGTGQNLGYALQWPLFAAFAVFAYFRFVRLESEAEEEQAAPAEAAPKPAKAKKAAPREIPAGILPERPTARVDRPKAGPERGSDPALAEYNKYLAQLHADDIGEQVRAAGLDTSDTERSAG; this is encoded by the coding sequence GTGTCCGCTCCTTCCGGCCGTTCGGCGCAGCATCGCCCCCGGCATAATCGGCCCGCGCTGATCGCGCTGGTGGTTGTGGCCGCGGTGGCGTGTCTGGCGCTCGGCTGGTGGCAGTGGGAGCGGTTCGAGTCGTCCAGCGGCACCGGCCAGAACCTGGGGTATGCGCTGCAATGGCCGCTGTTCGCGGCGTTCGCGGTGTTCGCGTATTTCCGGTTCGTCCGGTTGGAGAGCGAAGCCGAAGAGGAGCAGGCCGCGCCCGCTGAAGCCGCACCGAAACCGGCGAAGGCGAAAAAGGCCGCGCCGCGGGAGATCCCGGCGGGCATCCTGCCCGAGCGGCCGACGGCCCGGGTCGATCGGCCGAAAGCCGGGCCCGAGCGGGGCAGCGATCCCGCGCTGGCCGAATACAACAAATACCTGGCGCAATTGCACGCCGACGATATCGGTGAACAGGTCCGCGCCGCGGGCCTCGACACCAGCGACACCGAGAGGAGCGCCGGTTGA